One part of the Humulus lupulus chromosome 9, drHumLupu1.1, whole genome shotgun sequence genome encodes these proteins:
- the LOC133800779 gene encoding flavonoid 3',5'-hydroxylase 2-like, producing the protein MELLPLLDNVRPILVTLLIFLITRFSIHSLLIKPHKKLPPGPKGWPFVGALPLLGSMPHVTLANMAKKYGPVMFLKMGTCNMVVASTPDAARAFLKTLDLNFSNRPPNAGATHLAYDSQDMVFADYGPRWKLLRKLSNLHMLGGKALDNWAPVRDAELGHMIRSMCDYSRRGEPVAVPEMLTYAMANMIGQVILSRRVFVTKGKESNEFKDMVVELMTSAGFFNVGDFIPSIAWMDLQGIEGGMKRLHKKFDLILTKMIDEHLASSQQRKGNPDFLDVVIAINRDNSVPDDEKLSLTNIKALLLNLFTAGTDTSSSIIEWALAEMLKNPRILKRAQEEMDRVIGRDRRLQESDLPNLPYLTAICKETFRKHPSTPLNLPRVSTEACQVDGYYIPKNTRLSVNIWAIGRDPEVWENPAEFNPDRFLSGKNAKIDPRGNDFELIPFGAGRRICAGTRMGVVLVEYILGTLVHSFEWKLPADVVELNMDEAFGLALQKAVPLSAIVTPRLALPAY; encoded by the exons AtggaactattaccactactagaTAATGTTCGACCAATTCTAGTCACACTTCTAATTTTCCTCATCACACGCTTCTCCATTCATTCTCTCCTAATCAAACCCCACAAAAAGCTCCCACCTGGTCCCAAAGGCTGGCCCTTCGTAGGAGCCCTTCCTCTACTCGGCTCCATGCCCCACGTAACCCTAGCCAACATGGCTAAGAAGTACGGACCAGTCATGTTCCTCAAGATGGGCACGTGCAACATGGTCGTCGCCTCCACCCCAGACGCCGCACGTGCCTTCCTCAAAACCCTAGACCTCAACTTCTCCAACCGCCCACCCAACGCCGGCGCTACCCACTTGGCTTACGATTCCCAAGACATGGTGTTCGCTGACTATGGCCCTCGGTGGAAGTTGCTGAGGAAGCTCAGCAACCTCCACATGCTCGGCGGCAAGGCTCTCGACAACTGGGCTCCAGTTCGAGACGCCGAGCTCGGCCACATGATTCGAAGCATGTGTGACTATAGCCGCCGTGGCGAGCCCGTGGCCGTGCCCGAGATGCTGACCTATGCTATGGCCAATATGATTGGTCAg GTGATATTGAGCCGGAGAGTGTTCGTGACGAAGGGGAAGGAGTCGAACGAGTTCAAGGACATGGTGGTGGAGCTGATGACGTCGGCGGGGTTCTTCAACGTCGGCGACTTCATTCCGTCGATTGCTTGGATGGATTTGCAGGGAATCGAGGGTGGAATGAAGCGATTGCATAAGAAGTTCGATCTGATTTTGACCAAGATGATCGATGAGCACTTAGCCTCTTCTCAACAACGCAAGGGAAATCCTGATTTTCTCGACGTCGTTATCGCCATTAACCGGGACAACTCTGTTCCCGACGATGAAAAGCTTTCTCTCACCAATATCAAGGCTCTTCTTTTG AATTTATTTACAGCTGGGACGGACACGTCATCAAGCATAATAGAATGGGCACTAGCCGAAATGCTGAAAAACCCCAGAATCCTGAAACGAGCCCAGGAAGAAATGGATCGGGTAATCGGGCGGGACCGGCGGCTCCAAGAATCCGACCTACCGAACCTCCCATACCTCACGGCCATATGCAAGGAGACCTTCAGAAAGCACCCATCCACACCGCTGAACCTGCCACGTGTCTCGACGGAGGCATGCCAAGTGGACGGCTACTACATCCCGAAGAACACGCGGCTGAGCGTCAACATCTGGGCGATCGGGCGTGACCCGGAGGTGTGGGAGAACCCGGCGGAGTTCAACCCGGATCGGTTTCTGAGCGGGAAGAATGCAAAAATCGACCCGCGTGGGAATGACTTCGAGCTGATACCGTTCGGAGCCGGGAGAAGAATCTGCGCCGGGACGAGGATGGGAGTGGTGCTGGTCGAGTACATATTGGGGACTTTGGTGCACTCGTTTGAGTGGAAGTTGCCTGCTGATGTGGTTGAGCTCAACATGGACGAAGCCTTCGGTCTTGCTTTGCAGAAGGCTGTCCCTCTTTCTGCCATTGTTACTCCACGCCTTGCCCTACCTGCATACTAA